Proteins encoded by one window of Deltaproteobacteria bacterium:
- a CDS encoding type II toxin-antitoxin system PemK/MazF family toxin, whose translation MTRHNRGDVILVPFPFSDQSAAKKRPVIIISSDQMNKALWKSSGKAGIYPDEIIVL comes from the coding sequence ATGACGCGACACAATAGAGGAGATGTTATCCTTGTCCCTTTTCCTTTCAGTGATCAATCCGCCGCCAAGAAACGCCCCGTAATCATAATAAGTTCGGATCAAATGAACAAAGCCCTTTGGAAATCTTCCGGCAAGGCCGGGATTTACCCGGATGAA